The proteins below are encoded in one region of Populus alba chromosome 2, ASM523922v2, whole genome shotgun sequence:
- the LOC118063450 gene encoding cytochrome P450 703A2, whose product MDIITTLVSSLLFLVIVANFLLRWGNLKSQYKSKRLPPGPPRLPVFGNLLQLGQQPHRDLASLCDKYGPLVYLRLGSVDAITTNDPEIIREILVRQDEVFASRPRTLAAVHLAYGCGDVALAPLGPHWKRMRRICMEHLLTTKRLESFANHRADEAQHLVMDVWSRTQTGKPLNLREVLGAFSMNNVTRMLLGKQYFGAESAGPQEAMEFMHITHELFRLLGVIYLGDYLPFWRWIDPHGCEKKMREVEKRVDDFHNKIIEEHRKTRKTKRKETGEEDKDMDFVDVLLSLPGENGKEHMDDVEIKALIQDMIAAATDTSAVTNEWAMAEVIKHPRVLSKIQQELDSVVGPNRMVTESDLAHLNYLRCVVRETFRMHPAGPLLIPHESLRATTINGYHIPDKTRVFINTHGLGRNTKLWADVEEFRPERHWPADGSRVEISHGADFKILPFSAGKRKCPGAPLGVTLVLMALARLFHCFDWTPPEGLSPEDIDTTEVYGMTMPKAKPLLAMARPRLAEHMYH is encoded by the exons ATGGACATTATTACCACCTTGGTTTCATCCCTACTCTTTCTGGTTATCGTTGCAAACTTCTTGCTACGATGGGGAAATTTGAAGTCACAGTATAAATCCAAAAGGCTTCCTCCGGGCCCGCCAAGATTGCCTGTTTTCGGCAACCTTCTACAGCTCGGCCAGCAGCCTCACCGGGACTTAGCTTCCTTGTGTGATAAATATGGGCCGCTAGTCTACCTCCGACTTGGCAGCGTGGATGCCATTACCACCAACGATCCCGAAATCATACGCGAAATACTTGTACGCCAAGATGAAGTTTTCGCATCCCGGCCGAGAACTCTCGCAGCCGTCCACCTAGCTTATGGGTGTGGAGATGTGGCCTTGGCCCCGTTAGGTCCTCATTGGAAGAGAATGAGGAGGATCTGCATGGAGCATCTGCTAACCACAAAGAGGCTCGAGTCTTTTGCAAATCACCGTGCCGATGAAGCCCAACATCTGGTCATGGATGTCTGGTCCCGGACCCAAACAGGAAAGCCTTTGAACTTGAGGGAAGTGCTTGGTGCGTTTTCCATGAACAATGTGACTAGGATGTTGCTAGGTAAGCAATATTTTGGTGCAGAATCAGCAGGCCCTCAAGAGGCCATGGAATTCATGCACATAACCCATGAGTTGTTTCGGCTTTTGGGGGTGATCTACCTTGGTGATTATTTACCATTTTGGAGGTGGATTGACCCTCATGGCtgtgaaaagaaaatgagggaAGTGGAGAAAAGAGTGGATGATTTTcacaacaaaattattgaagaacACAGAAAGACAAGGAAGACGAAGAGAAAGGAAACTGGAGAGGAAGACAAAGACATGGACTTTGTTGATGTTCTACTATCATTGCCTGGTGAGAACGGGAAAGAACACATGGATGATGTAGAGATCAAAGCTCTAATTCAG GACATGATAGCTGCTGCTACAGACACTTCAGCTGTAACCAATGAATGGGCAATGGCAGAGGTGATCAAGCATCCACGTGTCCTCTCCAAAATACAACAGGAGCTTGATTCAGTTGTGGGTCCCAATCGAATGGTCACGGAATCTGATTTGGCCCACCTTAACTACTTACGCTGCGTTGTACGGGAAACATTCCGCATGCACCCAGCTGGGCCTTTGCTTATCCCCCATGAGTCCTTACGCGCCACCACAATCAATGGCTACCACATCCCTGACAAAACCCGGGTCTTTATCAACActcatgggctgggccgaaatACTAAACTCTGGGCCGATGTGGAGGAGTTTCGTCCCGAGAGACATTGGCCGGCTGATGGGAGCCGAGTGGAGATAAGCCACGGAGCTGATTTTAAGATACTGCCATTCAGCGCAGGTAAAAGGAAATGCCCTGGCGCGCCACTTGGCGTGACTCTGGTACTCATGGCTTTGGCTCGACTCTTTCATTGTTTTGACTGGACCCCGCCAGAGGGGCTAAGCCCCGAAGATATTGACACGACTGAGGTTTACGGCATGACCATGCCCAAGGCCAAGCCCTTGTTGGCTATGGCTCGGCCACGCTTGGCAGAGCATATGTACCACTGA
- the LOC118063480 gene encoding uncharacterized protein, whose product MDPELQRKIQETVIDILKRANMDEITEFKVRATATERLDFDLSHIEHKKFIRGVIESFLLSTMDEEGKEANGNVREDTKEALQEEHEEVLTKKEVGTDGNRVICKLSERRSVTIQEFKGKSFVSIRDFYQKDGNLLPSKIGICLTSEQWTAIKQNVPAIEEAITKMQSILSSGLDVEQNGQISKPVAESISQELPHEIAHIEVSRFDGKNYQFWAPQMEFFLKQLKIVYVLTVPRPSIAAGPPASAEEIAQAKATEQKWCNDDHLCRLNILNSLSDSIYYKYAKKIKTAKELWEELKLVYLYEEFGTKRSQVKKYIEFQMVDEKSIFDQLQELNGIADAIVAAGMFIDENFHVSTVISKLPPSWKDFCMKLMHEEYLPFWILMDRVKAEEESHNQDKPGEPSNHVHSHHPKYLGPRIRDMKKPGLHWKRRDIEVDNNKSLTCYFCGKKGHISKHCPDKKLDRGASEKHGKENSSTPAVTEVNIEHCSN is encoded by the exons ATGGACCCAGAGCTCCAGCGGAAAATCCAGGAAACAGTAATTGACATACTAAAACGCGCTAACATGGACGAGATCACTGAATTCAAAGTTCGAGCTACCGCCACTGAGCGACTCGACTTCGATTTGTCCCATATCGAACACAAGAAATTTATAAGAGGAGTTATCGAGTCCTTTTTGCTCTCTACCATGGACGAGGAAGGTAAAGAAGCCAATGGAAACGTAAGAGAAGACACCAAGGAAGCACTGCAAGAAGAACACGAGGAAGTGTTGACTAAGAAGGAGGTTGGTACTGATGGTAATCGCGTTATTTGTAAG cTATCAGAGAGAAGGAGCGTGACGATTCAAGAATTTAAAGGGAAATCATTCGTGTCGATAAGGGACTTTTATCAGAAAGACGGAAACCTGCTTCCTTCTAAAATAG GAATTTGCTTGACATCTGAACAATGGACAGCCATCAAGCAAAATGTGCCTGCAATAGAGGAAGCCATTACGAAGATGCAATCAATTTTAAG TTCTGGCCTTGATGTTGAACAAAATGGACAAATCTCTAAGCCAGTGGCTGAATCGATTTCTCAAGAACTCCCCCACGAGATTGCTCATATTGAGGTCAGCCGTTTTGATGGGAAGAATTATCAGTTCTGGGCACCACAGATGGAATTTTTCTTGAAGCAATTAAAGATTGTGTATGTGCTTACTGTCCCTCGCCCAAGCATTGCTGCAGGCCCACCGGCCAGTGCTGAAGAAATTGCTCAAGCCAAAGCTACAGAGCAAAAGTGGTGCAATGATGACCATCTCTGTCGCCTCAACATTTTGAATTCTCTATCTGATTCCATTTATTACAAGTATGCAAAGAAGATTAAGACTGCTAAGGAACTATGGGAAGAGCTAAAATTGGTTTACCTTTATGAGGAGTTTGGAACAAAGAGATCTCAAGTTAAAAAGTACATTGAATTTCAAATGGTTGATGAAAAATCGATTTTTGACCAACTTCAGGAACTTAATGGCATTGCAGATGCAATTGTTGCTGCAGGAATGTTTATTGATGAGAACTTTCATGTTAGCACTGTCATTTCCAAGCTTCCTCCATCTTGGAAGGACTTCTGCATGAAATTGATGCATGAGGAGTATCTTCCTTTCTGGATATTAATGGACCGTGTAAAGGCCGAGGAAGAGTCTCACAATCAAGATAAGCCAGGGGAGCCCTCCAATCATGTACATTCACATCATCCCAAGTATCTTGGACCTAGGATCAGAGATATGAAGAAGCCAGGGTTGCATTGGAAGAGACGAGATATAGAGGTAGATAATAACAAGTCCTTGACATGCTACTTTTGCGGGAAGAAGGGACACATTTCTAAACACTGTCCTGATAAAAAGCTTGACAGGGGAGCTAGTGAGAAGCATGGCAAGGAAAACTCATCCACACCTGCAGTTACAGAGGTGAACATTGAGCACTGCAGTAACTAA
- the LOC118063479 gene encoding protein DEFECTIVE IN MERISTEM SILENCING 3 isoform X1 yields MLQSNSEDNFESPIKDIKRHEDNLKFLKSQANHLDESILDLQVRLGKYHSKDAANENSDLHPEEESTQQILHQEQSAAGILCKVKSYHAIHASNLSLIKDVLGIVATLARVDNDTLSRLLSEYLGLETMLGIVCKTFDGIKALEKYGGDGKIKDIAGLHGLGSSIGRKIDGRFTAFCLEDLRPFAGGFVANDPQKKLALLKPKLPDGKCPSGFLDFVVNMVNLDDRNLFCVTAGGHGLRETLFYNLFSYLQAYKTRADMLSALPCITHGAVSLDGGMITKNGLFLLGSRENFEVKFPLITGRSGLSLNYSQIETRIRKLRWEQHNIEQDMLREQQLLDKARAASSGKPQV; encoded by the exons ATGCTTCAATCCAACTCCGAG GATAATTTTGAGAGCCCGATAAAAGATATCAAACGGCATGAAGACAACCTAAAATTTTTGAAGTCACAAGCAAATCATTTAGATGAATCTATACTTGATCTGCAAG TGAGGCTTGGAAAGTATCATTCCAAAGATGCAGCAAATGAAAACAGTGACCTTCACCCTGAGGAAGAATCAACACAACAGATATTACACCAAGAGCAATCTGCAGCTGGTATATTGTGCAAGGTAAAATCTTATCATGCAATTCACGCATCGAATTTGTCATTGATCAAGGATGTGCTGGGTATTGTGGCTACTCTTGCCAGAGTTGATAATGATACTCTTAGTAG GCTTCTCTCAGAGTACTTGGGATTGGAGACTATGCTGGGAATAGTCTGCAAAACATTCGATGGAATTAAGGCTTTAGAGAAGTATGGTGGAGATGGCAAAATAAAAGACATAGCCGGTCTGCATGGTCTTGGATCTTCAATTGGGAGGAAAATTGATGGTCGATTTACTGCATTTTGCCTTGAAGATTTGAG GCCATTTGCGGGCGGTTTTGTAGCCAATGATCCACAAAAGAAACTTGCTCTTTTAAAGCCGAAGTTACCAGATGGGAAGTGTCCTTCTGGATTTCTTGACTTTGTGGTGAACATGGTCAATCTGGATGATCGGAACTTGTTTTGTGTTACTGCTGGTGGACATGGTCTTAGAGAGACATTATTCTATAACCTATTTTCTTACCTGCAAGCATACAAGACTAGAGCTGACATGCTTTCTGCTCTCCCATGCATAACTCATGGAGCCGTGTCTTTAGATGGTGGGATGATCACGAAAAATGGTCTCTTTTTACTTGGCAGCAG GGAAAATTTTGAGGTGAAATTCCCATTGATCACTGGGAGATCTGGTTTGTCTTTGAATTATAGTCAAATTGAAACTAGGATCAGGAAGTTGAGATGGGAACAGCATAATATTGAGCAGGATATGCTAAGAGAACAGCAGTTGTTGGATAAAGCTAGGGCTGCTTCTTCAGGCAAGCCACAAGTATGA
- the LOC118063479 gene encoding protein DEFECTIVE IN MERISTEM SILENCING 3 isoform X2 produces the protein MLQSNSEDNFESPIKDIKRHEDNLKFLKSQANHLDESILDLQVRLGKYHSKDAANENSDLHPEEESTQQILHQEQSAAGILCKVKSYHAIHASNLSLIKDVLGIVATLARVDNDTLSRPFAGGFVANDPQKKLALLKPKLPDGKCPSGFLDFVVNMVNLDDRNLFCVTAGGHGLRETLFYNLFSYLQAYKTRADMLSALPCITHGAVSLDGGMITKNGLFLLGSRENFEVKFPLITGRSGLSLNYSQIETRIRKLRWEQHNIEQDMLREQQLLDKARAASSGKPQV, from the exons ATGCTTCAATCCAACTCCGAG GATAATTTTGAGAGCCCGATAAAAGATATCAAACGGCATGAAGACAACCTAAAATTTTTGAAGTCACAAGCAAATCATTTAGATGAATCTATACTTGATCTGCAAG TGAGGCTTGGAAAGTATCATTCCAAAGATGCAGCAAATGAAAACAGTGACCTTCACCCTGAGGAAGAATCAACACAACAGATATTACACCAAGAGCAATCTGCAGCTGGTATATTGTGCAAGGTAAAATCTTATCATGCAATTCACGCATCGAATTTGTCATTGATCAAGGATGTGCTGGGTATTGTGGCTACTCTTGCCAGAGTTGATAATGATACTCTTAGTAG GCCATTTGCGGGCGGTTTTGTAGCCAATGATCCACAAAAGAAACTTGCTCTTTTAAAGCCGAAGTTACCAGATGGGAAGTGTCCTTCTGGATTTCTTGACTTTGTGGTGAACATGGTCAATCTGGATGATCGGAACTTGTTTTGTGTTACTGCTGGTGGACATGGTCTTAGAGAGACATTATTCTATAACCTATTTTCTTACCTGCAAGCATACAAGACTAGAGCTGACATGCTTTCTGCTCTCCCATGCATAACTCATGGAGCCGTGTCTTTAGATGGTGGGATGATCACGAAAAATGGTCTCTTTTTACTTGGCAGCAG GGAAAATTTTGAGGTGAAATTCCCATTGATCACTGGGAGATCTGGTTTGTCTTTGAATTATAGTCAAATTGAAACTAGGATCAGGAAGTTGAGATGGGAACAGCATAATATTGAGCAGGATATGCTAAGAGAACAGCAGTTGTTGGATAAAGCTAGGGCTGCTTCTTCAGGCAAGCCACAAGTATGA